Proteins encoded by one window of Streptobacillus felis:
- the whiA gene encoding DNA-binding protein WhiA translates to MSYSSKLKDEILDKNNIDRNDVIAELFGLFISKNCIKNSGIEFSTENLKLAQRVYSNILKVTELVPQLRYITAKRFSKPRVYTISITNIIDIEENYGKFLKELFSFKKFSENKNLSGILRGYFLNSGYIKDPSKGYTLDFFIDTEDASTFLYMLLKHINKKVFQTEKKNKNIVYIRNSEDILDIIHMMGGLQVFFEYEDVTVQKELNNKINRNMNYELANETKKMSASIKQIDMIEYIDEKIGLDNLTKALSELAKLRLKYDEDSFQELADKLKISKSGVRNRFRRLEEIYLELKG, encoded by the coding sequence ATGTCATATTCTTCAAAATTAAAAGATGAAATTTTAGATAAAAACAATATAGATAGAAACGATGTTATTGCAGAGCTTTTTGGACTATTTATTTCAAAAAACTGCATAAAAAATAGTGGTATAGAATTTAGTACAGAAAATTTAAAACTTGCACAAAGGGTATATAGCAATATACTTAAAGTTACGGAGCTTGTACCTCAGCTTAGATATATAACGGCTAAAAGATTTTCTAAACCAAGAGTATATACTATTAGTATTACAAATATTATAGATATAGAAGAAAATTATGGAAAATTTTTAAAAGAACTTTTTTCTTTCAAGAAATTTTCTGAAAACAAGAATTTATCAGGTATACTTAGAGGATATTTTTTAAATTCAGGATATATAAAAGATCCAAGTAAAGGATATACCTTAGATTTTTTTATAGATACAGAAGATGCTTCAACCTTTCTATATATGTTACTTAAGCATATAAATAAAAAGGTGTTTCAGACTGAAAAAAAGAATAAAAATATAGTATACATAAGGAATTCTGAGGATATTTTAGATATTATTCATATGATGGGTGGATTACAGGTTTTCTTTGAATATGAAGATGTAACTGTTCAAAAAGAATTGAATAATAAGATAAATAGAAATATGAATTATGAACTTGCTAATGAAACTAAGAAAATGTCTGCATCAATAAAGCAAATAGATATGATAGAATATATAGATGAGAAGATAGGACTTGATAATTTAACTAAGGCCTTATCTGAATTGGCTAAGCTTAGACTAAAATATGATGAAGATTCTTTTCAGGAATTAGCAGATAAGTTAAAAATATCCAAATCAGGTGTAAGAAACAGATTTAGAAGATTAGAAGAAATATATTTAGAATTAAAAGGATAA
- the serS gene encoding serine--tRNA ligase translates to MLEMKFIRENVELVKQGLKNRNSEYNLDELLELDVKRRELLTEVETLKKERNDVSAIIGKNAREGIDSTELKENMAKVSARIKELDAEVLEIDEKQKMMLLTIPNVPHSSVPVGASEDDNVEVRKWGTPTEFNFEVKSHDELGTNLDILDFERGTKLSGSRFTVYKGMGARLERALINFMLDTHTEEHGFTEILTPQLAKKEIMVGTGQLPKFEEDMYKISGEDLYLIPTAEVTLTNMFSGEILKEEELPKHLCGFTACFRQEAGSGGRDLKGLIRQHQFNKVEMVKIVHPDKSYEELEHMTNCAEKILQKLNLPYRVLSLCTGDMGFSASKTYDLEVWVPSQNKYREISSCSNTEDFQARRAMIKFRAEDKKSYFVHTLNGSGLAVGRTLLAIIENYQQEDGSIKIPEALVPYMGGKTEIR, encoded by the coding sequence ATGTTAGAAATGAAGTTTATTAGAGAAAATGTAGAACTTGTAAAACAAGGCTTAAAAAATAGAAATAGTGAATACAATTTAGATGAATTATTAGAATTAGATGTTAAAAGAAGAGAATTACTAACAGAAGTAGAAACTCTTAAAAAAGAAAGAAATGATGTATCAGCAATTATAGGGAAAAATGCAAGAGAAGGTATAGATTCTACGGAATTAAAAGAAAATATGGCTAAAGTTTCTGCAAGAATTAAAGAATTAGATGCTGAAGTTTTAGAAATAGATGAAAAACAAAAGATGATGCTTTTAACTATACCTAATGTTCCTCATAGTTCAGTACCTGTAGGTGCAAGTGAAGATGATAATGTTGAGGTTAGAAAATGGGGAACTCCAACTGAGTTTAACTTTGAAGTTAAATCACATGATGAGTTAGGAACTAATTTAGATATACTTGACTTTGAAAGAGGAACTAAACTTTCAGGATCTAGATTCACTGTATATAAAGGGATGGGAGCAAGACTTGAAAGAGCCTTAATTAATTTCATGTTAGATACTCATACTGAAGAGCATGGATTTACAGAAATACTAACTCCACAACTTGCTAAGAAAGAAATAATGGTGGGCACAGGACAATTACCTAAATTTGAAGAAGATATGTATAAAATTTCAGGAGAAGATTTATACTTAATACCTACTGCAGAAGTTACATTAACAAATATGTTTTCAGGGGAAATATTAAAAGAAGAAGAATTACCTAAACATTTATGTGGATTTACAGCTTGTTTTAGACAAGAAGCAGGTAGTGGAGGAAGAGACTTAAAAGGTTTAATTAGACAACATCAATTTAATAAAGTAGAGATGGTAAAAATAGTTCATCCAGACAAATCATATGAAGAATTAGAACATATGACAAATTGTGCAGAGAAAATATTACAAAAATTAAATCTTCCATACAGAGTACTTTCATTATGTACAGGAGATATGGGATTTTCTGCATCTAAAACATATGATTTAGAAGTTTGGGTTCCATCACAAAATAAATATAGAGAAATTTCTAGTTGTTCAAATACAGAAGATTTCCAAGCAAGACGTGCTATGATTAAATTCAGAGCAGAAGATAAAAAAAGCTATTTCGTACACACATTAAATGGTTCAGGACTGGCTGTAGGAAGAACATTACTTGCAATAATTGAAAATTATCAACAAGAAGATGGAAGTATTAAAATTCCTGAAGCTCTAGTTCCGTACATGGGTGGTAAAACAGAAATAAGATAA
- a CDS encoding GH25 family lysozyme, whose protein sequence is MKKIIMGLILLTFLGGLAWYLELSGHLYHNHILSQKYDIHGIDISHHQVRLNWSQIDKRYKFVFMKATEGKDHLDRDFFYNWNRAQLTGFRVGAYHFFSMLSTGEEQAKFYISKVPIVDSAFPPIVDLEIPTKYPKEVVNKELKDLIDILEMHYKKRVIIYVTRHTYGAYIENEFLNNPIWIRNIKWYPSQERWDFWQYSNRGRVKGISGFTDRNAFRGEDIDNFINNNRIK, encoded by the coding sequence ATGAAGAAAATAATTATGGGCTTAATCCTTCTAACATTTTTAGGAGGATTAGCCTGGTATTTAGAACTTTCAGGACATCTATACCACAATCATATATTATCACAAAAATACGATATACACGGTATAGACATTTCTCATCATCAAGTAAGGCTTAATTGGTCACAAATTGATAAGAGATATAAGTTTGTATTTATGAAGGCAACTGAAGGAAAAGATCATCTAGATAGAGACTTTTTCTATAATTGGAATAGAGCACAACTTACTGGATTTAGAGTAGGGGCCTATCATTTTTTCTCCATGTTATCAACTGGAGAAGAACAGGCTAAATTCTATATCTCTAAGGTTCCAATAGTAGATAGTGCATTTCCACCTATAGTTGATTTAGAAATACCAACTAAATATCCCAAAGAAGTTGTTAATAAAGAACTGAAAGATTTGATAGATATTTTAGAGATGCATTATAAAAAAAGGGTAATAATTTATGTAACTAGACATACATATGGTGCATATATAGAAAATGAATTTCTAAATAATCCTATATGGATAAGAAATATAAAATGGTACCCAAGTCAAGAAAGATGGGATTTTTGGCAATACTCAAATAGAGGGAGAGTTAAGGGTATATCTGGATTTACAGATAGAAATGCCTTTAGAGGTGAAGATATAGATAACTTTATAAACAATAATAGAATAAAATAG
- a CDS encoding ABC-F family ATP-binding cassette domain-containing protein: protein MNLVQFNNVYKQFNGEYILRDINFSVNNTDKIGLIGLNGVGKSSLIKILLGIENHDGIENNINQKGNVFLNPNIKVGYLSQNHTFYSEKNSVYEELLEVFSKQKQLLSEINRINTLMAVSEDIEKLLKEYERLQNEYEAIGGYEVEFKIKQVMQGLELNNFKDAIISTLSGGEKTRITLAKLLLEEPDLLILDEPTNHLDIVSIEWLEEYLKKYTKAFILISHDRIFLDVVCNKIMEIENRKLYEYDGNFSDFVIQKELYIKGEIKRFEKESEKIRKIEEYIQRYKAGIKSKQARGRQTILDRMERMDNPVFNPGRMKLKFDMKTASADRVLNVHNISKSFDGKKVLNNVSFELFKGDKVGIIGKNGIGKSTLLKILVGKLKQDGGEYKVGERVKIGYYDQNHQHLFDDNNILQEINNSLSYTEEYLRSKAAAFLFSGDEVLKQISSLSGGEKVRVSLLKLIEEQANLLILDEPTNHLDIYSIEVLENALIDYEGTMLLISHNRHFLDSVCNKIYYLSEEGLEEFKGNYEEYRENIRSKKEVGDKSEEKLSYEERKAKQKAEIKRKKDLEKVEKDLEEISIKLKKLDEEMSKAGYKNDLGKMMDIQKEIEETKIKEDELILLWSELE from the coding sequence ATGAATTTAGTACAGTTTAATAATGTATACAAGCAATTTAATGGAGAATATATATTAAGAGATATTAACTTTAGTGTAAATAATACAGATAAAATAGGGTTAATAGGATTAAATGGAGTTGGAAAATCTTCATTAATAAAAATACTTTTAGGTATAGAAAACCATGATGGTATAGAAAATAACATAAATCAAAAAGGTAATGTTTTCCTTAATCCCAACATTAAGGTTGGATATCTTTCTCAAAATCATACGTTTTATTCAGAAAAAAATAGTGTTTATGAAGAACTTTTAGAAGTTTTTTCAAAGCAAAAACAGTTATTATCAGAAATAAATAGAATTAATACTCTAATGGCAGTATCTGAAGATATAGAGAAATTACTTAAAGAATATGAAAGATTACAAAATGAATATGAAGCAATAGGCGGTTATGAAGTAGAATTTAAAATTAAACAGGTTATGCAAGGATTGGAGTTAAACAATTTTAAAGATGCTATAATCTCTACTCTTTCAGGTGGGGAAAAAACAAGAATTACGCTAGCAAAGCTACTATTAGAAGAACCTGATTTACTAATTTTAGATGAGCCTACTAACCACTTAGATATAGTTTCTATAGAATGGCTTGAAGAATATTTAAAAAAATATACTAAGGCATTTATACTAATATCTCATGATAGAATATTTTTAGATGTAGTATGTAATAAAATTATGGAAATAGAAAATAGAAAACTTTATGAATATGATGGTAATTTTTCTGATTTTGTAATACAAAAAGAACTATATATTAAAGGTGAAATAAAGAGATTTGAAAAAGAAAGTGAAAAAATTAGAAAAATAGAAGAATACATACAAAGATACAAGGCAGGAATTAAGTCAAAACAAGCAAGGGGAAGACAAACTATCCTTGATAGAATGGAAAGAATGGATAATCCTGTATTTAATCCAGGAAGAATGAAGCTTAAATTTGATATGAAGACTGCATCAGCAGACAGAGTATTAAATGTACATAATATATCTAAAAGTTTTGATGGTAAAAAGGTTTTAAATAATGTAAGTTTTGAATTGTTTAAAGGAGATAAGGTAGGAATTATAGGTAAAAATGGCATAGGAAAGTCTACTTTATTAAAAATACTCGTAGGTAAATTAAAGCAAGATGGTGGAGAATATAAGGTGGGTGAAAGGGTTAAAATAGGTTATTATGACCAAAATCACCAACATCTTTTTGATGATAATAACATATTACAAGAAATTAATAATTCTCTTTCATATACAGAAGAATATTTAAGAAGTAAAGCAGCTGCTTTTCTTTTTTCAGGAGATGAGGTATTAAAGCAAATATCATCACTTTCAGGTGGAGAGAAAGTAAGAGTATCTTTATTAAAGCTTATAGAGGAACAAGCTAACTTATTAATTTTAGATGAGCCGACTAACCATTTGGATATATATTCTATAGAAGTACTAGAAAATGCATTAATAGATTATGAAGGAACTATGTTATTAATATCTCACAATAGACACTTTTTAGATTCTGTATGTAATAAAATATATTATTTATCAGAAGAGGGGCTTGAAGAGTTTAAGGGAAATTATGAAGAATATAGAGAGAATATTAGAAGTAAAAAAGAGGTTGGAGATAAAAGTGAGGAAAAATTAAGTTACGAAGAAAGAAAAGCTAAGCAAAAAGCAGAAATAAAAAGAAAAAAAGACTTAGAAAAAGTGGAAAAAGACTTAGAAGAAATATCTATAAAATTAAAAAAATTAGATGAAGAAATGTCTAAAGCAGGATACAAAAATGATCTGGGTAAAATGATGGATATACAAAAAGAAATAGAGGAAACAAAAATTAAGGAAGACGAATTAATATTATTATGGAGTGAATTAGAGTAG
- a CDS encoding UDP-N-acetylmuramoyl-tripeptide--D-alanyl-D-alanine ligase produces MSKLSTLEEIIGKKIPTLNEEFKVTMNSKETSENTLFFAINKGNDYAKEAENLGAFVIFDKEGLDIENGYYVKDTVKFMQEYAKKYRENNGFIVIGITGSNGKTTVKDILYSVLKEKGEKVYKTQGNYNNHIGLPFTILSARDEDKYLLLEMGMSDLGEIDLLGYIAKPDYSIITNIGQSHLEYLKTMENVFKAKTEIIPHTKKKVVVSGNDKYLSTLEDAIKVEVKNIKTNLLGEHNLLNVSLVDSLLKYIGYTDLNYENISLTGGRFQIIKGKYIYINDAYNASPLSMKASLETFSKIYDENCKVAVLGDMLELGNEENKYHEDLCFVLKETKIDFLYLYGQRMKYLYNKLLELKEIKFKFKHFDIKDEIKIEIDNITDDREKVILLKGSRSMKMEEIMEVNN; encoded by the coding sequence ATGAGTAAATTAAGTACACTTGAAGAAATAATAGGAAAAAAAATACCAACTTTAAATGAAGAATTTAAAGTGACTATGAATTCTAAAGAAACTTCAGAAAATACATTATTCTTTGCGATAAATAAGGGTAATGATTATGCAAAAGAAGCTGAAAATTTAGGAGCTTTCGTAATATTTGATAAAGAAGGCTTGGATATAGAAAATGGGTATTATGTAAAAGATACAGTAAAATTCATGCAAGAATATGCTAAAAAATACAGAGAAAACAATGGATTTATAGTTATAGGTATAACAGGATCTAATGGTAAAACAACAGTTAAGGACATACTTTATTCTGTCTTAAAAGAAAAGGGAGAGAAAGTATATAAGACGCAAGGGAATTATAACAATCATATAGGGCTTCCTTTTACTATACTTTCAGCAAGAGATGAAGATAAATATCTATTACTAGAAATGGGAATGTCAGACTTAGGTGAGATTGACTTGTTAGGATATATAGCTAAACCTGATTATTCTATAATAACAAATATAGGACAATCTCATTTAGAATATTTAAAGACTATGGAAAATGTTTTTAAAGCTAAAACAGAAATTATTCCACACACAAAGAAAAAAGTTGTGGTTAGTGGAAATGATAAATATCTTTCAACATTAGAGGATGCAATAAAGGTGGAGGTTAAAAATATTAAGACTAATTTATTAGGTGAACATAATTTACTTAATGTATCTTTGGTTGATTCATTATTAAAATATATAGGATATACAGACTTAAATTATGAGAATATTAGTTTAACTGGAGGAAGATTCCAAATTATTAAAGGGAAATACATATATATAAATGATGCATATAATGCATCACCTCTATCTATGAAAGCTTCATTAGAGACTTTTTCAAAAATATATGATGAAAATTGTAAAGTAGCTGTTTTAGGAGATATGTTAGAGCTAGGAAATGAAGAGAATAAATATCATGAAGATTTATGTTTTGTACTTAAAGAAACTAAAATTGATTTCCTTTACTTATATGGACAAAGAATGAAATATTTATATAATAAATTATTAGAATTAAAGGAAATTAAATTCAAATTTAAACATTTTGATATTAAAGATGAGATAAAAATAGAGATAGATAATATAACAGATGATAGAGAAAAAGTTATACTTTTAAAAGGATCAAGATCTATGAAAATGGAAGAAATAATGGAGGTAAATAACTAA
- the mraY gene encoding phospho-N-acetylmuramoyl-pentapeptide-transferase: MFYYIQSLLIDKYTYLRVFKSISIRMGIAFGVALCFMILFGNPFIKWLKYKKFGDTIREDGPETHYSKQGTPTMGGLLIIGSILFSTLIAGNFTNKFTVFLFFMTIVFSTIGFYDDYLKLTKSKKGLSSKKKLLFQTIMTLIVFAFVYKMGLVNKTIDFSIINPLFKKSYMYIGPIAFFLFMFFVIVGTSNAVNLTDGLDGLVSSQIVIVSSVLMLIAYAVGHYNWAEYINIYYVTGAGEIAVFLASIVGGCLGFMWFNFFPAQVFMGDVGSLTIGGLLGTIFILLKQELLLPIMGIIFFVEALSVMIQVISYKKFKRRVFKMAPIHHHFEKLGMPETKVTIRFLIITIIACLFALMILKLR, translated from the coding sequence ATGTTTTACTATATTCAAAGTCTATTAATAGACAAATATACATATTTAAGGGTATTTAAATCTATTTCAATAAGAATGGGAATTGCCTTTGGAGTTGCTTTATGCTTCATGATATTATTCGGTAATCCCTTTATTAAGTGGTTAAAGTATAAGAAATTTGGAGATACTATTAGAGAAGATGGGCCAGAAACACATTATTCTAAGCAAGGTACTCCTACTATGGGTGGTTTACTAATTATAGGGTCTATACTTTTTTCTACTTTAATTGCAGGTAATTTTACTAATAAATTTACAGTTTTCTTATTCTTTATGACCATAGTTTTTTCAACTATAGGTTTTTATGATGATTATTTAAAATTAACTAAGAGTAAAAAAGGTTTATCAAGTAAGAAAAAACTGTTATTTCAAACAATAATGACTTTAATAGTATTTGCCTTTGTATATAAGATGGGACTGGTTAATAAGACAATAGATTTTTCTATAATTAATCCACTATTTAAAAAATCATATATGTACATAGGGCCTATAGCTTTTTTCCTATTTATGTTCTTTGTCATAGTTGGAACTTCAAATGCAGTAAACTTAACAGATGGATTAGATGGTTTAGTAAGCAGTCAAATAGTTATAGTTTCTTCTGTTTTAATGCTTATAGCATATGCTGTAGGACACTATAATTGGGCAGAGTATATTAACATATATTATGTTACAGGCGCAGGAGAAATTGCGGTTTTTCTAGCTTCAATTGTTGGAGGATGTTTAGGTTTCATGTGGTTTAACTTTTTCCCAGCACAAGTATTTATGGGAGATGTTGGGTCACTGACTATAGGTGGACTTTTAGGAACTATATTCATACTTTTAAAACAAGAATTACTTTTACCTATAATGGGTATAATATTCTTCGTTGAAGCACTTTCTGTAATGATACAAGTAATTTCATATAAGAAATTTAAAAGAAGAGTATTTAAAATGGCCCCTATACATCATCATTTTGAGAAATTAGGTATGCCAGAAACAAAAGTTACCATAAGATTTTTAATAATTACAATAATAGCATGTTTATTTGCTTTAATGATACTTAAATTAAGATAG
- the murD gene encoding UDP-N-acetylmuramoyl-L-alanine--D-glutamate ligase, which translates to MIIVFGAGISGIGAKNLLESKGKEVILVDDKVGEINTEKALDILETKDVEYIVKSPGISFENSFVKKAIEKGIAIYSEIDIAYEYMNKDIQIIAFTGTNGKTTTCTKTYEMLKKAGFNVELGGNVGRSFAEIVKENKELDYIVLELSSYQLENHPKVKPYVSGIINLTPDHLGRYKDVEEYYMTKFNIFLNQGKRDKMIVNVDDSTFLNLYKKAKELENYKNPKRIYISKNTKGSIFVSNGSIYIMKDIYEMYNSKFNLIQSADKLIDVKDLALKGEHNLENMLFLIATAKICGIPNKVIRNYLKETKSIEHRMEDFYKKSNTIFINDSKGTNVASTNKAINSYENDIILICGGEDKKVPLDELGIEIGRNVKFTYIYGENRYLIEKELKKVGYNKYAIFETVDECIKHIKENVNFEEYNTILYSPATASFDQFKNFEERGRYFKNRVIEILGENNA; encoded by the coding sequence ATGATTATCGTATTTGGTGCAGGTATTAGTGGTATAGGTGCAAAAAACCTATTAGAATCAAAAGGAAAAGAAGTAATATTAGTTGATGATAAAGTTGGAGAAATTAACACAGAAAAAGCTTTAGATATATTAGAGACTAAGGATGTTGAATATATAGTAAAATCTCCTGGTATATCTTTTGAAAATTCATTTGTAAAAAAAGCAATTGAAAAAGGTATAGCTATTTATTCTGAAATAGATATAGCATATGAATATATGAATAAAGATATACAAATTATTGCTTTTACAGGAACTAATGGTAAAACAACTACTTGTACTAAAACTTATGAAATGTTAAAAAAAGCTGGTTTTAATGTAGAACTTGGTGGTAATGTGGGTAGATCATTTGCTGAGATAGTAAAAGAAAACAAGGAACTTGATTATATAGTATTAGAATTAAGTAGCTATCAGCTAGAAAACCATCCTAAGGTAAAACCATATGTTTCAGGTATAATTAATTTAACTCCAGATCATTTAGGTAGATATAAAGATGTTGAAGAGTACTATATGACTAAATTTAATATATTCTTAAATCAAGGGAAAAGAGATAAAATGATAGTAAACGTAGATGATAGCACTTTCTTAAATCTATATAAAAAAGCTAAGGAATTAGAAAATTATAAAAACCCGAAGAGAATATATATAAGTAAAAATACTAAAGGTAGTATTTTTGTTTCTAATGGTTCTATATATATAATGAAAGATATATATGAAATGTATAATTCAAAATTTAATTTAATACAAAGTGCAGATAAATTAATTGATGTTAAAGATTTAGCTTTAAAAGGAGAACATAATTTAGAAAATATGCTATTTTTAATAGCGACTGCAAAAATTTGTGGTATTCCTAATAAGGTAATTAGAAACTATTTAAAAGAGACTAAAAGTATAGAACATAGAATGGAAGATTTTTATAAAAAATCAAATACTATATTCATAAATGATTCAAAAGGTACTAATGTTGCTTCAACTAATAAAGCTATAAATTCATATGAAAATGATATTATCCTAATATGTGGAGGAGAAGATAAAAAAGTACCACTAGATGAATTAGGTATAGAAATAGGAAGAAATGTTAAGTTTACATATATTTATGGTGAAAATAGATATTTAATAGAGAAAGAATTGAAAAAAGTTGGATATAATAAATATGCTATATTTGAGACTGTAGATGAATGTATTAAGCATATTAAAGAAAATGTCAACTTTGAAGAATATAATACTATACTTTATTCTCCTGCTACAGCAAGTTTTGATCAATTCAAAAACTTTGAAGAAAGAGGAAGATATTTCAAAAATAGAGTAATAGAGATTTTAGGAGAAAATAATGCGTGA
- a CDS encoding FtsW/RodA/SpoVE family cell cycle protein gives MRDFFNTKSKKQLITTIVTLVIILTVIGIFNLMSLSSPESLHNTLGISHVSIIRKHLAFLALSIIACVTISTFLNTNLINKYTLYLMIFTILGLLYTTFFGKNVNGARRWIAIGPLTIQFSEFAKLFLVLILAYMIERAYYIRKERLNIYLFAGVYTLTCAVIILASRSFSATVQFMLIFFCMYWFSSVISYKKILWSAFGISILGFLAIFAKSYRASRLNFSNDHVIYAVKSISNGGLFGSGYGNGIARNFYLPEVQTDYIFAGFVDEWGFIGAIVLIIIFFLLIYFIFYSSKFAKSVYDKMIIYGVGFLISNQVILHLGINVNLLPSTGVTLPFISSGGSSLLTVFMGLGLVLRILMEMNENLEEGVIYE, from the coding sequence ATGCGTGATTTTTTTAATACAAAAAGTAAAAAACAGTTAATTACAACTATAGTTACATTAGTTATCATATTAACTGTAATAGGTATATTTAATTTGATGAGTTTGAGTTCACCAGAAAGTTTGCATAATACTTTAGGAATTAGCCATGTTTCAATTATTAGAAAACATTTAGCTTTTCTAGCGTTATCTATTATTGCTTGTGTAACTATTTCTACTTTTTTAAATACTAACTTAATCAATAAGTATACTTTGTACTTAATGATATTTACTATTCTTGGTTTACTATATACAACTTTTTTTGGGAAAAATGTTAATGGTGCTAGAAGATGGATAGCTATAGGTCCGCTTACTATACAATTTTCTGAATTTGCTAAATTGTTCTTAGTATTAATACTAGCATACATGATAGAAAGAGCATATTATATAAGAAAAGAAAGATTAAATATTTACTTATTTGCAGGAGTTTATACTTTAACTTGTGCAGTAATAATACTTGCATCTAGATCATTTTCTGCAACAGTGCAATTTATGTTAATATTTTTTTGTATGTATTGGTTTAGTAGTGTAATTTCATATAAAAAAATACTTTGGAGTGCTTTTGGTATTTCTATTTTAGGTTTTTTAGCAATATTTGCAAAGAGTTATAGGGCATCAAGATTAAATTTTAGTAATGATCATGTAATATATGCAGTAAAGTCTATTAGTAATGGTGGATTATTTGGTTCTGGTTATGGTAATGGTATAGCTAGAAACTTCTATCTACCTGAAGTACAAACAGACTATATTTTTGCAGGTTTTGTGGATGAGTGGGGATTTATAGGAGCAATAGTATTAATAATAATATTCTTTTTACTTATTTATTTCATATTCTATAGCTCAAAATTTGCAAAATCAGTATATGATAAAATGATAATTTATGGTGTGGGATTTTTAATTTCAAATCAAGTTATATTGCATTTAGGGATTAATGTTAACTTATTACCATCTACAGGTGTAACTCTCCCTTTCATAAGTAGTGGAGGTTCATCTTTATTAACTGTATTTATGGGACTAGGATTAGTACTAAGAATACTTATGGAAATGAATGAAAATTTAGAAGAAGGTGTAATATATGAGTAA
- the murG gene encoding undecaprenyldiphospho-muramoylpentapeptide beta-N-acetylglucosaminyltransferase, with the protein MSKILITTGGTGGHIYPALALAEKLKENGHELVFMGTSHRMEKEIVPSRGYKFYGLDIVPLRSIKGIFKLFKGIYDARDILKKEKVDYVIGFGNYISLPALLAAKTLKLDIFLQEQNVTMGQANRWMYPYAKKVFIAFSETLKDVKEGYKDRFVVTGNPIRPEFFNTSKDGSREKLGIAKDAKIITVMGGSLGAKNINDALVNKFEDIKNSGVTLYWATGKELYKEITEKVEENEDTIVVPYFEESYNIMAASDILLCRAGASTISELIELGKPSILIPYNFVGQKENAEILEAINSSKIYSNEEVEIAIDEAIRLVNDEDKLKFMKENISKINPGNAVENIMKYFEV; encoded by the coding sequence ATGAGTAAAATATTAATAACTACAGGTGGAACTGGTGGACACATATATCCAGCTTTAGCTTTAGCAGAAAAACTTAAAGAAAATGGACATGAATTAGTATTCATGGGTACTAGCCATAGAATGGAAAAAGAAATAGTCCCAAGTAGAGGATATAAATTCTATGGTTTAGATATAGTTCCTCTAAGAAGTATTAAGGGGATATTTAAACTTTTTAAAGGTATTTATGATGCAAGAGATATATTGAAAAAAGAAAAAGTTGATTATGTTATAGGTTTTGGAAACTATATTTCATTACCTGCTTTACTTGCTGCCAAAACTTTAAAACTTGATATATTTTTACAAGAACAAAATGTTACTATGGGTCAGGCAAATCGTTGGATGTATCCATATGCCAAAAAAGTTTTTATTGCTTTTTCAGAAACTTTAAAGGATGTTAAAGAAGGATATAAGGATAGATTTGTAGTTACAGGAAACCCTATAAGACCTGAATTTTTTAATACTTCAAAGGATGGAAGTAGAGAAAAATTAGGTATTGCTAAGGATGCAAAAATAATTACAGTAATGGGAGGATCATTAGGAGCAAAAAATATTAATGATGCTTTAGTAAATAAATTTGAAGATATAAAGAATAGTGGTGTAACACTTTATTGGGCAACAGGAAAAGAGCTATATAAAGAAATTACAGAAAAAGTAGAAGAAAATGAGGATACTATAGTAGTTCCATATTTTGAAGAATCATATAATATTATGGCTGCATCAGATATACTATTATGTCGTGCGGGAGCTTCAACTATATCAGAATTAATAGAACTAGGGAAACCTTCAATATTAATTCCATATAATTTTGTAGGTCAAAAGGAAAATGCGGAAATACTTGAAGCAATAAATTCATCAAAAATATATTCTAATGAAGAAGTGGAAATAGCTATAGATGAAGCAATAAGACTTGTAAATGATGAGGACAAGCTTAAATTTATGAAGGAAAATATTTCTAAAATTAATCCAGGTAATGCTGTAGAAAATATTATGAAATATTTTGAGGTTTAA